The following are from one region of the Longimicrobium sp. genome:
- a CDS encoding AAA family ATPase, which produces MEAVIFVGIQASGKSTFYRERFFDTHVRVSRDLLKTKSREQVLLEACLRTKQPFVVDNTNVTAAERARYIQAARAAGFRVVGYFFRATTREAIARNRLRAGRAVIPVPGILGTYKKLEEPRREEGFDELYAVTLTPANAWIVEELRPEGAD; this is translated from the coding sequence ATGGAGGCGGTGATCTTTGTAGGGATCCAGGCGTCGGGGAAGTCGACCTTCTACCGCGAGCGCTTCTTCGACACGCACGTCCGCGTCAGCCGCGACCTGCTGAAGACGAAGAGCCGCGAGCAGGTGCTGCTGGAGGCCTGCCTGCGCACGAAGCAGCCGTTCGTGGTCGACAACACCAACGTCACGGCCGCCGAGCGGGCGAGGTACATCCAGGCGGCGCGCGCGGCGGGGTTCCGCGTGGTCGGCTACTTCTTCCGGGCGACGACGCGCGAGGCCATCGCGCGCAACCGGCTGCGCGCGGGGCGCGCCGTGATCCCCGTCCCCGGCATCCTGGGCACCTACAAGAAGCTGGAGGAGCCGCGCCGCGAGGAGGGCTTCGACGAGCTGTACGCCGTCACCCTCACCCCCGCCAACGCCTGGATCGTGGAGGAGCTGCGCCCCGAGGGAGCGGACTGA